From Fusarium fujikuroi IMI 58289 draft genome, chromosome FFUJ_chr07, a single genomic window includes:
- a CDS encoding related to LPD1-dihydrolipoamide dehydrogenase precursor, translated as MATHYDVIVLGSGQSGNPVAKAFANAGRKTAVIERMALGGTCVNVGCTPTKTMIASGRAAYMVKRGKDYGVHGGNGNVEIDMARVRQRKREIVEQWNAGSVRGLNAAGVDVIMGDGSFVGEKKLKVLLNNGGEKEVSADQIFINVGERPSRPDITGLDDVRPARVLNSTTIMELGEVPPRLVVLGGGYIGLEFGQLFRRLGSEVTVIQRAKQLVPREDADVAKCLLDILKQDGITVHLSSTVNSISASKDTKTSFAVSIKTPGGEAEVSGTHLLLATGRIPNTDSLNLSEVDIKTTPRGHIIVDDKLQTTASDIYAIGDCHGGAAFTHMSYDDSRIIRTNLVPEAMSSTTPAMPTTKASISRILTPYVMYTDPQLGHVGLHARDLTNSSREVKTATMPMSYVARALETAEPRGMMKATVDAKTGEILGFTCLGLEGGEIMSIVQTAMMGNLKWWDLEAAVYAHPTLAESLNNLWGHWE; from the coding sequence ATGGCTACGCACTACGACGTTATCGTCCTCGGCTCCGGCCAAAGTGGCAACCCAGTCGCCAAAGCCTTTGCCAATGCTGGTCGCAAAACAGCTGTGATTGAGCGTATGGCACTTGGGGGAACTTGTGTCAATGTAGGATGCACGCCTACAAAGACTATGATCGCCTCTGGAAGAGCAGCCTACATGGTCAAACGTGGTAAAGACTATGGCGTACACGGAGGAAATGGTAATGTTGAGATCGACATGGCTCGGGTAAGGCAGCGCAAGCGTGAAATCGTGGAGCAGTGGAACGCCGGCAGTGTCAGAGGCTTGAATGCAGCAGGTGTCGATGTGATAATGGGCGATGGTAGCTTTGTCGGCGAGAAGAAACTCAAAGTTTTGTTGAACAATGGGGGCGAGAAAGAGGTCAGCGCCGATCAAATATTCATCAACGTCGGTGAGAGGCCATCGAGGCCAGATATCACAGGTCTCGACGATGTTCGTCCAGCACGAGTTCTCAACTCGACTACTATCATGGAACTGGGTGAGGTTCCACCGCGTCTCGTCGTGTTGGGCGGCGGGTATATTGGCCTTGAGTTTGGGCAGCTCTTTCGCCGCTTGGGTTCTGAAGTGACTGTTATTCAAAGGGCCAAGCAGCTTGTGCCCCGAGAAGACGCTGACGTGGCGAAGTGTCTCCTGGATATCCTTAAACAGGATGGAATCACGGTTCATCTTTCAAGCACAGTGAACTCGATCTCAGCTTCCAAGGACACAAAGACATCTTTCGCAGTGAGCATCAAGACTCCGGGAGGGGAGGCAGAAGTTTCCGGAACACATCTTCTGCTGGCAACAGGCCGAATTCCCAACACAGATAGCCTGAACCTCTCCGAAGTTGACATCAAGACGACTCCTAGAGGTCACATTATTGTCGACGATAAACTCCAGACCACGGCTTCAGATATCTACGCCATAGGAGACTGCCACGGAGGTGCTGCTTTCACACACATGTCCTACGATGATTCCCGCATTATCCGCACCAACCTCGTTCCAGAAGCTATGTCATCGACGACTCCAGCTATGCCGACGACAAAGGCGTCGATTTCACGAATTCTGACTCCCTATGTCATGTACACCGATCCACAGCTTGGCCATGTTGGGCTCCACGCTAGAGACCTCACCAACAGTTCAAGGGAAGTGAAGACTGCCACGATGCCTATGAGTTATGTTGCGAGAGCGCTGGAGACAGCAGAGCCACGTGGTATGATGAAAGCGACTGTGGATGCAAAAACCGGTGAGATCTTGGGGTTCACATGTTTGGGATTGGAAGGTGGTGAAATCATGTCGATAGTGCAAACTGCTATGATGGGCAATTTGAAGTGGTGGGATTTGGAAGCAGCTGTTTATGCTCATCCGACTCTGGCCGAGAGTCTGAACAACCTGTGGGGGCACTGGGAATGA
- a CDS encoding related to vesicular amine transporter, translating to MGLLRWPHKDKPPVLLKVRSSAGLIVTTCSFAIFTDIFLYGVIVPILPFSLQDRIGISTNRVQYWVSIALAVFGAALLAGSPVWGYLADRIHNRRMPMLIGLIVLCGATVFLCVGRTLALFMIGRALQGISAALTWTVGLALVVDTVDKEHIGKAMGWISTACSLGILVAPLLGGLVYGKGGYYSVFAMCFGLLAVDIALRLLIIEVKDAKRWLDRAEPKAVADPEHVVTEGPNMEKNKDNIAQQTDGQTEDVSDPSRSPIKTLVKLLGQPRFLAALWGTFVQALINTALESTLPLLTHEIFGWDSIGAGLIFLPVILPSFLGPVVGMVGDRYGPKWLASFGFLFATPFVVCLRFVDEDTIQDKILLCGLLAGVGITTACIFGPLMAEITWSVQGEDGTEGAGQIAQAYGLYNMAYSGGSLVGPIMGGMVKDSAGWATVGWSLGIVVFASAIPTVLYTGGPLKVKLRGWGRQNSAGA from the exons ATGGGGTTGCTAAGATGGCCTCACAAGGACAAGCCGCCGGTTCTGCTCAAGGTGCGGTCCTCGGCTGGTCTCATCGTCACCACATGTTCCTTTGCAATCTTCACT GACATCTTTCTGTATGGTGTTATCGTTCCCATACTTCCATTCTCTCTTCAGGATCGAATTGGTATCAGCACAAACCGGGTGCAGTACTGGGTCTCCATAGCATTGGCCGTGTTTGGTGCTGCACTCTTGGCTGGCTCTC CTGTCTGGGGTTATCTGGCCGACAGAATCCACAACCGCCGGATGCCTATGCTTATAGGGCTTATTGTATTGTGTGGTGCTACTGTTTTTCTATGCGTAGGTCGCACGCTTGCTCTCTTCATGATCGGCCGTGCTCTGCAAGGAATATCGGCCGCACTAACATGGACCGTTGGCCTTGCGCTTGTTGTTGATACTGTCGATAAGGAGCATATCGGCAAGGCCATGGGTTGGATTAGCACAGCTTGCAGTCTGGGCATCTTGGTGGCACCTCTACTGGGAGGTCTCGTATATGGAAAGGGAGGTTACTACTCCGTTTTCGCCATGTGCTTTGGCCTTCTGGCCGTTGACATTGCACTGcgtctcctcatcatcgaggTCAAGGACGCCAAAAGGTGGCTCGACAGGGCGGAACCTAAAGCCGTGGCAGATCCAGAACATGTCGTGACGGAGGGACCGAACAtggagaagaacaaagacaacATCGCTCAGCAAACAGATGGGCAGACCGAGGACGTATCAGACCCATCACGATCACCTATCAAGACACTCGTCAAGCTCCTGGGGCAGCCTCGATTCCTGGCTGCTCTGTGGGGAACCTTCGTTCAGGCACTCATCAACACGGCGCTCGAAAGTACTCTTCCCCTTCTCACACACGAGATATTTGGCTGGGACTCCATCGGAGCGGGACTGATATTCCTCCCGGTCATTCTGCCATCATTTTTGGGACCTGTGGTTGGCATGGTTGGCGATCGATACGGGCCTAAGTGGCTCGCTTCATTCGGCTTCCTCTTCGCCACGCCCTTTGTTGTATGTCTGAGGTTCGTCGACGAGGATACGATTCAAGACAAGATCCTCCTTTGCGGGCTCTTGGCTGGTGTGGGTATCACAACCGCGTGCATCTTCGGGCCCTTGATGGCTGAGATCACTTGGTCCGTCCAGGGCGAGGACGGTACTGAAGGTGCGGGGCAGATTGCTCAAGCATATGGCCTCTACAACATGGCATACTCGGGAGGGTCTCTGGTAGGCCCTATAATGGGCGGAATGGTCAAGGATAGCGCTGGTTGGGCAACTGTCGGATGGAGTCTGGGTATAGTAGTGTTCGCGTCTGCTATTCCAACTGTTTTGTATACGGGGGGGCCACTGAAGGTCAAGCTTAGAGGTTGGGGGAGACAGAATTCAGCTGGAGCCTAA
- a CDS encoding probable CDC42-GTP-binding protein of RAS superfamily: MAVVATIKCVVVGDGAVGKTCLLISYTTNKFPSEYVPTVFDNYAVTVMIGDEPYTLGLFDTAGQEDYDRLRPLSYPQTDVFLVCFSVTSPASFENVREKWFPEVRHHCPGVPCLIVGTQVDLRDDPSVREKLSKQKMQPVRREDGERMAKDLGAVKYVECSALTQYKLKDVFDEAIVAALEPPAPKKKSHKCLIL, encoded by the exons ATGGCTGTTGTCGCAACTATTAA GTGCGTCGTCGTCGGTGACGGTGCTGTTGGAAAGACctgtcttctcatcagctaCACAACAAACAAGTTTCCCTCCGAATATGTCCCTACAGTCTTTGACAACTACGCAGTTACGGTTAT GATAGGAGATGAGCCGTACACTCTCGGGTTGTTCGATACCGCCGGTCAAGAAGATTATGACAGACTGCGACCTCTTTCGTATCCTCAGACCgatgtcttcctcgtctgtTTTTCCGTCACCTCGCCTGCTTCCTTCGAAAACGTCCGCGAGAAGTGGTTCCCCGAGGTCCGCCACCACTGCCCTGGCGTTCCGTGTTTGATTGTTGGTACCCAGGTGGATTTGAGGGACGACCCTAGTGTTCGAGAGAAGCTGTCAAAGCAAAAGATGCAACCAGTACGACGAGAGGATGGCGAACGAATGGCGAAGGACCTGGGTGCTGTCAAGTACGTTGAGTGCAGTGCTCTCACCCAGTATAAGCTTAAGGATGTATTTGACGAG GCTATCGTTGCAGCACTTGAGCCCCCGGCTCCTAAAAAGAAGTCACACAAGTGTCTCATCCTATAA
- a CDS encoding related to agmatinase encodes MKLLNVLALAGLATACSHDHDDKEWTKEELDELEQKWGYEWPFAGINTFAHLNHVKCLTEPTEPFDIAIVGAPFDTAVSYRPGARFGPRAIRSASARQTSMRGFNPRAGINPYQNWAKVVDCGDISITPIDNNIAREQMTQAFKQLGRRKTVSALAPKARLVTLGGDHSLALPALRALNEIHGKPIQVLHFDAHLDTWNPAAYPSWWGATQFTHGSMFWMANQEGLLSNSSSERSVHAGLRTRLSGNDFADNEDDTSQGWVRFTADDIDDLGTKGIIDGILKVLGTENPVYLSVDIDVLDPAFAPGTGTPEPGGWSTREFIRILRGLEGLNLVGADVVEVSPAYQNGGEETALAAAQVVYEIISSMVKRGLQDGGKEGNGGNAKDEL; translated from the exons ATGAAGCTCCTGAACGTTCTCGCTTTGGCGGGGCTGGCCACAGCTTGCTctcatgatcatgatgataaGGAGTGGACGAAGGAGGAActcgacgagcttgagcaGAAATGGGGTTATGAG TGGCCCTTTGCTGGCATCAACACATTTGCCCATCTCAACCATGTAAAGTGTCTCACTGAACCCACCGAGCCCTTCGATATTGCTATTGTCGGTGCTCCTTTCGACACAGCCGTGAGCTACCGCCCAGGAGCTCGTTTTGGCCCACGAGCGATTCGCTCTGCATCTGCTCGCCAGACATCCATGCGTGGATTCAACCCTCGCGCTGGTATCAACCCTTACCAGAACTGGGCCAAGGTTGTGGACTGTGGTGATATTTCTATCACCCCCATCGACAACAACATTGCTCGCGAGCAGATGACCCAGGCTTTCAAGCAGCTTGGTCGCCGCAAGACGGTTTCAGCACTTGCACCCAAGGCTCGACTGGTGACTTTGGGTGGTGATCACTCTTTGGCTCTCCCTGCTTTGAGGGCGTTGAACGAGATTCATGGGAAGCCTATCCAGGTCCTACATTTCGACG CTCATCTCGATACCTGGAACCCAGCTGCCTATCCTTCCTGGTGGGGAGCCACTCAGTTTACCCACGGCTCCATGTTTTGGATGGCCAACCAGGAAGGTCTCCTttcaaactcctcctctGAGCGCTCCGTCCATGCCGGTCTACGCACCAGGCTCTCAGGTAACGACTTTGCCGACAACGAGGACGACACCTCCCAAGGCTGGGTCCGCTTCACAGCCGACGATATTGATGATCTCGGTACCAAGGGAATAATCGACGGTATCCTGAAAGTACTCGGTACCGAAAACCCTGTGTATCTCTCTGTCGACATCGATGTTCTGGATCCCGCCTTTGCACCCGGCACCGGAACCCCGGAGCCCGGCGGTTGGTCTACCCGCGAGTTCATCCGCATTCTTCGCGGCCTTGAGGGACTGAACCTAGttggtgctgatgttgttgaggtaTCTCCTGCTTACCAGAATGGTGGTGAGGAGACCGCTCTGGCCGCTGCTCAGGTTGTGTATGAGATCATCAGCTCTATGGTCAAGAGAGGCCTTCAGGATGGTGGGAAGGAAGGCAATGGCGGCAATGCTAAGGATGAGTTGTGA
- a CDS encoding related to RNA binding protein Nrd1 — MQDLNGPVGQGAPNGPANRFGHASKPSNSDTGFSHGAFNSNISGFADRHPRRGNIPSINTQPQPMVQQASNNGVDMATPGTAFDMQFTPLLPSQLLLGSPFQPGTPAAFASPQFQSIPGFQQQQGNNQPQNGISSPVQQTISPQSYQGIVSPSTYGAPQFYPPQSPTGGFGMQAPLPPTSPVSMGSGVVTGTSRTVYLGNIPPDTVAEEILGHVRSGQIESVRLLPDKNCAFISFLDASSATHFHSDAILKKLCIKGQDIKIGWGKPSQVPTSVALAVQQSGASRNVYLGNLPEEVSEEELREDLGKFGAIDTIKIVREKNIAFVHYLSIANAIKAVSQLPQEPKWQAPRRVYYGKDRCAYVSKTQQQNAAQYLGIAPGYAHMLTGADRDLISNALAQQSVAAAAVATTAGGINNLGNRTIYLGNIHPETTIEEICNVVRGGLLHHIRYIPDKHICFVTFIDPTAAASFYALSNIQGLMIHNRRLKIGWGKHSGALPPAIALAVSGGASRNVYIGNLDETWTEERLRQDFSEYGEIELVNTLREKSCAFVNFTNIANAIKAIEAIRGRDDYRKFKVNFGKDRCGNPPRQMQQSQSPRGDGVSSPPPNGSQNSGSPTNGNTPQQSAALFNANSNPLTMYLNQVSHQAQQQQHHQQQQIVAQQNALFGTAQPSPSDLDLAMSQQVPVSGHGQSASISNGYPANSAAPGATTIGGLLAPGRGQHSRAVSLPVLAPGFENGGNASNGIPGAETEQRRGHHYQASYGGMGSGFGLAIQGGLNGWVEEEVAN; from the coding sequence ATGCAAGACCTAAATGGACCCGTTGGCCAGGGTGCCCCTAATGGCCCGGCCAACCGCTTCGGACATGCCTCAAAGCCTTCCAACAGCGATACCGGTTTCTCTCATGGCGCTTTTAACTCCAACATCTCTGGCTTCGCCGACCGACATCCTCGACGAGGTAACATCCCTTCGATCAAcactcaacctcagcctATGGTCCAGCAGGCTTCGAACAATGGAGTGGACATGGCTACCCCGGGGACTGCATTTGATATGCAGTTCACCCCTCTTTTGCCTTCTCAGCTGCTTCTCGGCAGCCCTTTCCAGCCCGGTACACCGGCTGCTTTTGCCAGTCCCCAGTTTCAGAGCATCCCAGGatttcagcaacaacagggAAACAACCAGCCGCAGAATGGTATTTCCAGCCCTGTGCAGCAGACCATTTCTCCTCAGTCATACCAAGGAATAGTGTCTCCCTCCACTTATGGTGCCCCTCAATTTTACCCTCCCCAGTCCCCTACTGGCGGTTTCGGTATGCAGGCACCTCTGCCTCCTACGTCTCCCGTCTCAATGGGATCCGGTGTTGTTACAGGAACCAGCCGTACCGTTTACCTTGGTAACATCCCTCCGGACACTGTGGCCGAGGAGATTCTTGGTCATGTTCGAAGTGGTCAAATCGAGTCAGTTCGCCTTCTGCCCGACAAGAACTGTGCTTTCATCTCGTTTCTTGACGCTAGCTCCGCCACTCACTTCCATTCCGATGCCATCTTGAAAAAGCTCTGCATCAAGGGCCAGGACATCAAGATTGGTTGGGGTAAGCCTTCGCAGGTCCCGACCTCTGTTGCTCTGGCTGTCCAACAATCTGGAGCTTCACGAAACGTGTACTTGGGCAATCTGCCCGAGGAAGTTAGCGAGGAGGAACTGCGCGAGGACCTTGGTAAGTTTGGTGCCATTGACACAATCAAGATCGTTCGCGAGAAGAACATTGCGTTTGTCCACTACCTCTCGATTGCCAACGCCATCAAGGCTGTCTCccagcttcctcaagagcCCAAGTGGCAGGCCCCTCGCCGCGTCTACTACGGAAAAGATCGTTGTGCCTACGTTTCCAAGACTCAACAGCAGAATGCTGCTCAGTACCTGGGCATTGCCCCTGGATACGCCCACATGCTCACAGGTGCCGACCGTGACTTGATCTCGAATGCTTTGGCCCAGCaatctgttgctgctgccgccGTCGCTACAACTGCTGGAGGTATCAACAACCTCGGTAACCGAACCATCTATCTTGGCAACATCCACCCTGAGACGACCATTGAGGAGATTTGCAATGTGGTTCGTGGAGGACTCCTTCACCACATCCGTTACATTCCCGACAAACACATTTGCTTCGTTACCTTCATCGATCCCACCGCTGCCGCTTCGTTTTATGCTCTGAGTAACATTCAGGGCCTTATGATCCACAACCGACGCCTCAAGATTGGCTGGGGCAAGCACTCCggagctcttcctcctgccATCGCTCTGGCTGTGAGCGGTGGTGCTTCCCGAAACGTCTACATTGGCAACCTTGACGAAACCTGGACCGAGGAGCGTCTACGACAGGACTTTTCCGAGTATGGTGAGATTGAGCTTGTCAACACTTTGCGTGAGAAGAGCTGTGCTTTTGTGAACttcaccaacatcgccaacgccatcaagGCGATTGAGGCCATCCGAGGCCGAGACGACTACAGGAAGTTCAAGGTCAACTTTGGCAAAGATCGTTGCGGTAACCCTCCTCGTCAGATGCAGCAGTCGCAGTCTCCTCGTGGTGATGGTGTGTCTTCTCCTCCGCCCAACGGCTCCCAGAACAGCGGTTCTCCCACAAACGGCAACACTCCCCAGCAATCGGCTGCTCTCTTCAATGCCAACAGCAACCCTTTGACGATGTATTTGAACCAGGTCTCTCACCAggcccagcagcaacaacatcaccaacaacagcagatCGTTGCTCAACAAAATGCCCTGTTTGGTACCGCCCAGCCATCTCCTAGCGATCTCGATCTCGCCATGTCCCAGCAAGTGCCTGTTTCCGGCCATGGACAGTCAGCAAGCATTTCGAATGGATACCCGGCCAACAGTGCAGCACCAGGTGCTACTACGATTGGTGGCTTGCTAGCACCAGGTCGCGGTCAGCATAGCCGGGCGGTCAGTCTTCCTGTACTTGCTCCTGGATTCGAGAATGGTGGAAATGCCTCCAATGGTATTCCCGGAGCTGAGACCGAGCAACGACGAGGTCACCATTACCAGGCAAGCTATGGCGGTATGGGCTCTGGATTTGGCCTTGCTATTCAAGGAGGCCTGAACGGTtgggttgaggaggaagttgCAAACTAA
- a CDS encoding related to lysophosphatidic acid phosphatase, protein MSTLEPRPPYSEAEIKNLYPPQLRLQLVQILLRHGERTPITARFTSTGLAPFWPYCSAARRLTSVILDPSATSSHVDPADNPGLTVLEWKRRLETFGPDDAPILATGRNGELDAICDMGMLTDRGRETTYDLGQRLRHLYVDQLRFLPEKLAVDIDTAAIYLRATPIPRALESLQQAFYGLYPPSARAPGLHPPTILTRSPADETLFPNDGNCRRFAALARAFAQRCADRWNDSDEMAYLTRRLGRWMPEEHPHVAVDSRPRLSGIMDTINATKAHGQATRLPKEFYDPEVKRIMEKIGVEEWYAGYKESEEYRTLGIGGLLGDVVSRMVGSAEHSTADGEYELALNKKVSATTPQPVRFGMSGCHDTTLAATLASLGAFNEEAWPPFTSHVAIELFRHVNAGATPPPEAPKPTGFPSFFGLGNLSENEKERLRGYYVRLRYNDRPVTIPGCAPVGKHLNGDESFCTLEAFKEIVDKFTPINWKQQCGANVRDPAFPSKPEPSGY, encoded by the exons ATGTCAACTCTCGAACCCCGACCTCCTTACTCAGAagccgagatcaagaaccttTATCCGCCTCAATTACGTCTGCAACTCGTCCAGATCCTTCTCCGTCATGGCGAACGCACTCCTATCACCGCCCGCTTCACTTCCACAGGCCTTGCACCTTTCTGGCCATACTGCTCTGCAGCTCGTCGTTTAACCAGCGTCATTCTCGACCCTTCTGCCACCAGCTCCCATGTCGATCCCGCCGACAACCCAGGCCTTACTGTTCTCGAATGGAAGCGCCGACTCGAGACCTTTGGGCCTGATGATGCGCCTATCTTAGCCACTGGCCGCAATGGCGAGCTTGATGCTATCTGCGACATGGGCATGTTGACCGATCGTGGACGAGAAACAACGTATGATCTTGGCCAGCGCCTACGCCATCTATACGTCGACCAGCTTCGCTTCTTGCCGGAAAAACTCGCTGTTGACATTGACACAGCTGCCATCTACCTCCGCGCTACACCTATACCCCGCGCTCTTGAGTCTCTTCAGCAAGCTTTCTATGGCCTCTATCCTCCCTCAGCTCGCGCCCCTGGTCTTCATCCTCCCACAATCCTTACTCGATCACCTGCCGACGAAACTCTCTTCCCCAATGATGGCAACTGTCGACGCTTCGCTGCTCTCGCTCGCGCTTTCGCTCAGCGCTGTGCTGACCGCTGGAACGACTCCGACGAGATGGCATATTTGACAAGACGCCTCGGTCGCTGGATGCCCGAGGAACATCCACACGTTGCCGTGGACTCTCGGCCTCGCCTCAGTGGCATTATGGACACTATCAATGCAACAAAGGCCCACGGTCAAGCCACTCGGTTACCCAAAGAGTTCTACGACCCCGAAGTCAAGCGAATTATGGAGAAGATCGGCGTCGAGGAGTGGTATGCTGGATACAAAGAGAGTGAGGAGTACCGCACTCTAGGCATCGGTGGACTTCTCGGAGACGTTGTGTCTCGTATGGTCGGTAGTGCTGAGCATTCTACTGCTGATGGCGAGTATGAGCTGgctctcaacaagaaggttTCTGCTACTACACCACAACCTGTACGATTTGGAATGAGCGGTTGTCACGATACCACTCTTGCTGCCACACTCGCCAGCCTCGGCGCCTTCAACGAAGAGGCCTGGCCGCCTTTCACAAGTCATGTTGCGATTGAACTATTCCGCCACGTCAATGCAGGCGCCACACCTCCTCCTGAAGCTCCCAAGCCCACTGGCTTTCCGTCTTTCTTCGGCCTGGGCA ACCTGTCAGAGAACGAAAAAGAGCGCCTGAGGGGTTACTATGTCCGCCTGCGCTACAATGACCGCCCGGTGACTATCCCTGGCTGTGCGCCAGTAGGCAAGCATCTTAATGGTGATGAGTCCTTTTGCACTTTG GAAGCCTTCAAGGAGATCGTGGATAAGTTCACACCCATAAACTGGAAACAACAGTGCGGTGCCAATGTAAGGGACCCAGCCTTTCCTTCTAAGCCCGAGCCATCGGGATATTGA
- a CDS encoding esterase family protein, whose amino-acid sequence MATKPTHEPLPDIPSPDIQDDDDSIICNQDEAEAILQPALSDAARHLTSQNTPAIEKALALDKSRAGLFDLPIEKHGDTSPDLSSSPETTPQVPQIATPERPSAKVSPTQQYRNALPSPWQAQPKPTSKVSTSRPSGSILGNALAPARNRSRSAGQEALRRLQKAWPSLSPPTHLLPSMSNSFFSSSHDKTSGSTLGVPSRSSQATHQHSPHIPSDALGVSQVRPSPAPQQARGLASTPRNPNAASASVRPRVLRRVTSDESHLYHSLSRTSSLGDDEQFQDVREMVNIRFMALKDSLPDVPNFKMPSLPKLYSQARKSTHSLGAFYSPEPSPTRVQPPKDFDVSSKDGSAVLDRVLESLTGDLVIMGGYRGSVLRSAEPPHQQVWAPVKLGLNMRKVNLEVGLEDEDEERMEETIKPDGMLKHIGPVDVSRKFIKRLRSCDNVRSGKLRIWDYGYDWRLSPHLLSRKLQEYLQKLPSNQGGTPDGSRGALVISHSLGGIITRHAVNQRPDLFSGVLYCGTPQRCVNILNPLRHGDVVLLNEKLLTASVNFSMRTSFVFLPEDGFCFVDKNTGEEYPIDFYDPQEWVRWHLSPCMQPALPPRNRPQSSSFSSFLPNSLRTRADSKSEKWPPSPTTAARDHNPIALQLNGSGANVEESKPSDLQRKRYLDYLTRTLAATRRFRSELAHSPRHQEANAYPPHAVLYGKSIPTVYAAQVTGREGICYSDAYDDLLFRPGDGVVLAKEAMLPEGYSIARGGRVCTERGHITMLGDLPAMGKALEALVRGRRKGIGMGTGGDEAK is encoded by the coding sequence ATGGCAACGAAACCGACGCATGAACCTCTACCTGATATTCCAAGTCCAGATAttcaggatgatgatgactcaATCATTTGCAAtcaagatgaggctgaggcaaTATTGCAACCTGCTCTTAGTGATGCTGCTAGACATTTGACCTCACAAAACACGCCAGCCATCGAGAAAGCCTTAGCACTAGACAAGAGTCGAGCTGGATTGTTCGATTTGCCCATCGAAAAACACGGTGACACAAGCCCTGATCTTTCGTCTTCGCCCGAAACAACACCCCAGGTACCACAGATTGCTACCCCAGAGAGGCCATCCGCAAAAGTATCGCCCACTCAGCAGTACCGAAATGCCTTGCCTTCACCCTGGCAGGCTCAGCCGAAGCCTACAAGCAAAGTTTCCACAAGCAGACCATCAGGAAGTATTCTGGGGAATGCCTTAGCTCCAGCTCGAAATCGTTCCAGGTCggcaggccaagaagcactAAGGAGACTGCAGAAGGCATGGCCTTCTCTTAGCCCTCCGACGCATCTGTTACCCTCAATGTCAAACTCGTTCTTTTCCAGCTCACACGACAAAACCAGTGGCAGTACGTTGGGTGTCCCGAGTCGCTCATCACAAGCAACCCACCAGCATTCGCCTCATATTCCTTCTGATGCGCTTGGTGTCTCTCAAGTGAGGCCTAGTCCGGCTCCGCAACAGGCTCGAGGACTCGCTTCTACTCCTCGGAATCCTAACGCAGCCTCTGCGTCTGTACGACCCAGGGTTCTTCGACGGGTCACTTCTGATGAGAGTCACTTATATCACAGTCTTTCTCGCACTTCTTCtctcggtgatgatgaacaatTCCAGGACGTTCGTGAAATGGTCAATATTCGGTTCATGGCCTTGAAAGACAGCCTTCCTGACGTTCCAAACTTCAAGATGCCTAGCCTGCCCAAGCTTTACAGCCAAGCACGGAAGTCAACGCATTCACTCGGTGCATTTTACTCACCCGAACCGTCACCAACTCGCGTTCAGCCTCCCAAAGATTTCGATGTCAGCTCAAAGGACGGATCTGCTGTTCTCGATCGCGTCCTGGAGTCTCTGACTGGGGACTTGGTGATCATGGGCGGCTACCGTGGTTCCGTCTTACGATCTGCCGAGCCACCTCACCAACAGGTCTGGGCCCCTGTGAAACTCGGCCTCAACATGCGAAAGGTCAATCTCGAAGTtggcttggaggatgaggacgaggaaaGAATGGAAGAGACTATTAAACCTGACGGCATGCTGAAACATATCGGCCCCGTCGACGTCTCTCGAAAGTTTATCAAAAGACTGCGCTCGTGTGATAATGTTCGATCGGGAAAGCTGCGAATTTGGGACTATGGTTATGACTGGCGCCTGAGCCCGCATTTACTGTCTCGTAAATTACAAGAATATCTCCAAAAGCTCCCTTCAAACCAAGGAGGGACACCGGATGGATCTCGTGGAGCTCTTGTCATATCTCACAGTTTGGGCGGCATCATCACACGGCATGCTGTCAACCAGAGACCTGATCTCTTCTCAGGGGTCTTGTACTGCGGCACCCCGCAACGTTGCGTCAATATCCTGAACCCTCTTCGCCACGGTGATGTAGTTCTCCTGAATGAGAAACTTCTCACAGCAAGCGTCAATTTCAGCATGCGGACATCTTTCGTCTTTCTGCCTGAGGATGGCTTTTGCTTTGTGGATAAGAATACGGGAGAAGAGTATCCCATCGACTTTTACGATCCTCAGGAATGGGTCAGGTGGCATCTGAGCCCGTGTATGCAGCCGGCTTTGCCGCCTCGCAACCGTCCTCAGTCATCTTCCTTTTCGTCCTTCCTCCCAAACTCTCTTCGGACTCGCGCTGATAGTAAGAGCGAGAAATGGCCGCCTTCGCCAACGACGGCTGCCCGAGATCACAACCCTATCGCGCTCCAGCTCAATGGAAGTGGTGCAAATGTGGAAGAATCAAAGCCTTCGGATCTGCAGCGTAAGCGTTACTTGGACTATCTTACCCGAACACTTGCAGCGACTCGCAGGTTTCGCTCAGAATTGGCTCACTCGCCAAGGCACCAGGAAGCCAACGCCTACCCTCCCCACGCTGTGTTGTATGGCAAGAGTATTCCCACGGTGTACGCAGCCCAGGTCACTGGCCGCGAGGGTATATGCTATTCTGATGCCTACGACGATCTTCTCTTCCGACCCGGCGATGGCGTTGTCTTGgccaaagaagccatgcTTCCGGAAGGCTACTCTATCGCTCGCGGCGGTCGTGTCTGTACCGAGCGCGGCCACATCACAATGCTCGGCGATCTGCCGGCTATGGGAAAGGCACTCGAGGCACTTGTCAGGGGCAGGCGGAAGGGCATCGGCATGGGCACTGGTGGCGACGAGGCAAAATAG